The Capsicum annuum cultivar UCD-10X-F1 chromosome 1, UCD10Xv1.1, whole genome shotgun sequence sequence caaaattttttattagGTGCAATCGTGTCCCGTGGGTCCTAAATTTGCTGCCTAATTGATTATATGATTTAGGAtgaatttgtttttttaagattaaAATGTCTGAATCTGAATAGATATCTTAATGATGAAGATATTGTATCTAGATCTAAATATTGAATGAttaaaattgtttatttttaaCATATGAATGTATgtagttaatttatttatttgtaataaatatgcaattcaaatttaaaaagtaataaaatattatattatatgaaaaaaatattacataaagtattaacttaaacaacaaaattatcatttgagtgataattaaaatatttaaagataaatatattatgttaaatataattattgaattatttaaattattaaaaaaagatatatcaattaaaaattattgtgatatgatgtaattataaaaaattaaattcaacattctgTCAATTAAACTGATccaacaaactaaaatatataattttgacttagatgcataaatattaaagtatttgaataactaattaatacaaGAACGGACACATGTTTATTTGTTAACCATGGAATCTAAGTGAAAATATCATTAGTAAGTTAAATGTTACGTTATGAACAGACACACACAAGATTCTATTATCTAAAGAACTACaaattttataatcaaaacaaaaaattacaaGCAGAAATTTAGAGTTAAGCAAATAATGAATATACAAATTGATgactaaaatatttataaaaatttttggTGAATCATAGAGAAGGAAAGCAAGTGAAGAGGAAGAGAGAGACGtgaaaagagagggagagagataatgtgaaaagagagagaaaatagtgAAGTGAGAGAGTTAGAGATTATGTTTTACAAAAAGTCTGAATGCTATTTAGACTTCTTTTCATATCTTATCCATTCAGATATCTTTAGATATATTAAGAAgttctttaaaaaagaaaaaaatgcacgctgaagtctgaaccatttaCAAACAAACAGGGCCTTAATTAAGTGTTTATGACAAATTTTACATGGTGATTTGTATCGCTTTAGGTTTATGTTCTACTGTAACGGTCCAGATCTAATTATTAAAGTATTGTTCGTTCTGATCCAACTTTATTTTTGTCCATTTCAAAGCTTACGAGACTCACTGATTTGTCTCTGTGAGTTAACATAAAAAGTGTCTCAACAGTTAAATTATGAACTCATCTTTATATGCTCTCTTTTCATTTCGAAGTGAGATTTACCTAAGGTAACTGTCACAATAAATTCCCTTTTAAGTTCATATGCAAACAAGCCTTGAGATGCAACACTTTTCATATTGACTTGTGATAAACAGACAAGTACAGAGTGAGTATCCACTTAAGGCAGGAGCAAGAGTTCAATTATTAGAGATGAATCCACATATAATTTACAGATTTACGTAAATTTAATAATACTAAGAATctcattaaatatttaaaaatatttgaatgtaACTCAATTAAATTTATCAACTTCTGATCGTGATGATAAGAAtgtataaattcaaattttaaattggTATCTGATTATTCGGGTGGCTTTtggattaaaactcaaaaggACAAATTCATGAGGTCAAAAAGTTGAACCACATTGGGCAATATTACTTGGGCCTTGACTGGACCGTCGACCGTGACTTTGTCTTTGCTAGTAAAAAGCCTGGCCTCTAATTCTTCATATTACAtggacaaacaacataaatttcgacagtattttgatattttatataattattaaaaaaattaatttaaatttatcgatatacataattatctcctaatacatccaacgaagatatattttttctttgtaaagatacataattaactctcgatattttttttttgattttgggtctatcgatatacataatacatccaatgaagttacatttttttttgtaaagatacataattagctcacgctatatatttttcaattttaaatctgttgagatatataattagctctccGGTacattcaattaaaataaataattaattagaattttttaaattactttataaggatgaaaatttgtaaaaatataataaattaaagtgtgtatgtatgtaatttttttcaacaCAATTATCTTACAGTACGATTTAACAAGTTGAATTGGCTAATTTAATTTGATCCATAAAAATAAGTGGAATATGACATGATAGGCATGCCCAAATGATGTCAAGGCTAAATACAGGCAAGACAAACCAATGATAACAGCACGAAAATGAACTAGAAAATCAGCTAAGTATGAAGGAGTGGTCCAGGTTTCATTGGTTTACATTCTATAGTGGGTTGGTAAAGTGGCCCACTTTGTATATCCACCTACACTCCCATCCTAAATTAAAAACTCACAAGAAAATactagttatttttttttatatatatatggtagattttgaaatttttttatttgttttttatttatatcattatattttGAACCTcctaatgaaaattttgacttcaATATATTGCTTGTTGAATAATGCTGGCATCTACgtaagtaaaaaataacaaatacagAACACTTTGTAAAATTAATTGAGGTACTTACAGGTTAATGCACACTCCATAgtcataaaaattaatttagctTTCTTGTTTCTTGAAACATCTTCAGTTCTTCGCTTAGTGGTCCTTGGAATCTTCCGTAACAAAGCCAACAATTCTTAAAGACAAATGAGAAAAGATTTGAAAAGGCTTTGTGAACACTTTTCAACCACAAGGCATTGAGTGATATTTGCTTGTTTCAAGGGGAAGTTAATTGAATGTTACTATGTTTTAGATAGTGACGAAATTAGaaattttttctagaaaaatgtTCTTATCCTATGTATGcaacattattttctatgtgcACAATCTTTATTTTAAAAGAAGGATGCTGGTTCTAGAAGTGGCTCATGCCTAGTGGTAGTAATGATTATATATAAGTTAACTTGAAAAGCCAAAGAGGAATGTCTTATCTTTCCACTATCACTTTCTTCACATAACTAAAACTACCAAAAGGCAAAAACAGGATTCAAGACACACCACAGTTACCTCTAGCAACTATTCAATATGGCTTCTAGCAGCATGAAATATCAGTTCAGATTGGTGCTGTTCTTCATGTTATGTGTATTTGGAAATTCAGACACAGAGAAGGACAAACAAGAGTGTACACAATCATTGATTGGTTTGGCAACATGTTTGCCTTATGTTGGAGGTAATGCACCAGCTCCTACACCAGATTGTTGCACTGGCTTGAAACAAGTGTTGAAATCTAGCAAGAAGTGTCTTTGTTTGCTAATTAAGGATAGAAATGATCCTGATTTGGGACTTCAACTCAATGTTACACTTGCTTTAACCTTGCCCTCCGTTTGTAAAGCCCCAGCTAACATTTCTGAATGCCCTGGTAAGTACAATActtatatttttcagttatcaTGTGTAGCCTTATCATATTCTCTTATAAGAAAGGCATGCCTGTTTTTAACTCGTAGTTTCACTCTTGTTTTTGAGTTACTCTTTATTGTATTACGGTATTAGTAAGGGGGCAAATGGGGGTTATGTAGAGTAGTTTTCTTACTAGGAGAAAAGCCCTCTCTTGAAGCAACACAAATGATGACTCTCTTCGCCGGGATATCAACAAGTTAATTATACAGCTTTAAGAGGTGGACAGGTGGTTGGGTTATCACCCATTCTTTCGACCCTCTTGACCAGGTCATCTCAACCTAGTTAACCTTTGACATGTTTATGACCCGATATTTACTGATATTTTATTTTGACTCGTTCAAATTCAATGATAATCCGCTTATTTGACACcactatatttattttactaGCTTTTAATATCATTTCACTTGCTTCAATCAACATTTATACATTATTGTTGATCACTAATGCTAAAAAGTTCCATCAGAACACTAtcaattaatatattattaagataatatatatatattttccaaaaatatttttcactcaccaatcaaacactagaattattttgaaaaatattatatatttcagGAAAAGATTTTCTAATATCATGTATGAAAAACCACTATCGTCGTACCAAACACATTTATAAGGTTTGGGAGGCTGGGGTgc is a genomic window containing:
- the LOC107843315 gene encoding non-specific lipid transfer protein GPI-anchored 14; translation: MASSSMKYQFRLVLFFMLCVFGNSDTEKDKQECTQSLIGLATCLPYVGGNAPAPTPDCCTGLKQVLKSSKKCLCLLIKDRNDPDLGLQLNVTLALTLPSVCKAPANISECPALLHLPANSPDAQVFYQIANGSSSIAGSPLANSPIPSVGYSPTGGPAGVASAPKSAGCHIGRRWFGLDAIIGVVLIWSLTSDFFI